A portion of the Podospora pseudoanserina strain CBS 124.78 chromosome 2, whole genome shotgun sequence genome contains these proteins:
- a CDS encoding hypothetical protein (COG:O; EggNog:ENOG503NV70; MEROPS:MER0001911) has translation MINPISFRPGPVTFWTTLVYLALLIPIVIINETVPPAPAAADDGKIEGVNLTEAWLDLTRITRGYHPYNSRFNEEVRGYLLGRVGEILEGSGVGGKKGNVTVFDDLRSNVTGLMAGSVVPTPGSAQVAAYFEGTNILVYVRGKGDDEGDWWRRSAEGGEVEGVRKNERGLVLVNAHYDSVSTGYGATDDGMGVVTCLQVIKYFAHPDHQPERGIVVMLNNGEEDYLYGARALGQHPLNPYIHTFLNLEGAGAGGRANLFRTTDREVTAAYAGTSDPFGTVIASDAFGLGFIRSGTDYSVLYDVYGQRGLDLAFFKPRSRYHTNRDDATHTSKASLWHMLSAAIHTTSKLSGDTGDTFVGARPDGARNKVRNGSPSNGVWFDLFGKGFVNFGLRGMFAWSLTVLVATPLILVLATYILHKLDKYYFFTSSVRTYDQPDFEPVLVGGWKGAFRFPFAFIVSGALSLAVAFLMRKVNPFIIYSHRYSVIAMIFSLFYFTFWSIMRGANFARPSALHRGYVNIWLFILGWATLVAVTVTEDRFKLGAGYPIVFLQTAVCLTTFLTLCELFALPKKTAWGQQVREDHEVHDYYQPQSGNNNTRTESPPPLPQIPHQPSLVPPATRDSNASTLRQGDGNDTDDEDAAVPTERTPLVGGGNATSEHFRTTFATTYRRSITALVNGARKYGQDGDEPFEHEQAWSGRLPSWLWFFQFLILGPFTIILGAQTGLMLVDAVHQTGADGSNLLLPYLIVFAFTVLVLLPITPVIHRISHHIPVFLLVVFVGTLIYNLVAFPFSEESRYKVYFVQQIDLDTADNRVCYNGVDEYVHKIIAELPSASGRNVSCGESKRAELVSCCYDGVDVAPRLGSETPEEDTPIEEIYKSLATVTATRGEGNKAQLEIEADNTKACFLEFKQPISGFNVQGGSEWDDRFGQFPEGGIKQLKLWHRQRGERWVVDVEWKDAEKLEGQVVCAWSDANEAGTIPALDEGLRYSPVWAAITKFAEGLVEGRKGFSV, from the exons ATGATCAACCCCATCTCGTTCCGGCCGGGGCCGGTGACGTTTTGGACGACGCTGGTCTACCTCGCCCTGCTGATCCCgattgtcatcatcaacgagACGGTCCCCCCtgcgccggcggcggcggacgATGGCAAAATTGAGGGGGTGAACCTGACGGAGGCGTGGCTGGACCTGACGAGGATCACGAGGGGGTATCATCCGTATAACAGCAGGTTTAacgaggaggtgagggggtatttgctggggagggtgggggaaaTATTGGAGGGGagtggggtgggtgggaagaagggaaatGTGACGGTTTTTGATGATTTGAGGAGCAATGTTACGGGTTTGATGGCGGGGAGCGTGGTGCCTACGCCAGGTAGTGCTCAGGTGGCGGCGTATTTTGAGGGGACGAATATTTTGGTTTATGttagggggaagggggatgatgagggggattggtggaggaggagtgctgaggggggagaggtggagggggtgagaaAGAATGAGAggggcttggtgttggttaATGCGCATTACGACTC GGTTTCGACTGGGTATGGTGCTACGGATGACGGCATGGGTGTTGTTACCTGCCTGCAGGTGATCAAGTACTTTGCTCACCCGGATCACCAGCCGGAAAGGGGCATTGTGGTGATGCTTAAcaatggcgaggaggattaCCTGTACGGTGCGAGAGCGCTGGGACAGCACCCGTTGAATCCGTATATCCATACGTTCTTGAATCTTGAGGGtgccggtgctggaggaCGGGCAAATCTTTTCCGGACTACGGACAGAGAGGTCACGGCTGCGTATGCTGGGACTTCGGACCCCTTCGGCACGGTCATTGCTTCTGATGCCTTTGGGCTTGGGTTCATCAGGAGCGGTACTGACTACTCGGTGCTTTACGATGTGTATGGGCAGCGAGGACTCGACCTTGCTTTCTTCAAGCCTAGATCGAGATACCACACCAATAGGGACGATGCTACTCACACGTCGAAGGCCAGTCTTTGGCATATGCTCAGCGCGGCTATCCACACGACCAGTAAGCTCTCGGGGGATACTGGGGATACCTTTGTTGGCGCTCGGCCTGATGGCGCCCGCAACAAGGTCCGCAATGGCAGCCCAAGCAATGGAGTGTGGTTTGATCTCTTTGGCAAGGGGTTCGTCAATTTTGGCCTGAGAGGCATGTTTGCCTGGTCGCTGACAGTGCTGGTGGCCACACCTCtgatcttggtgttggccaCGTACATCCTTCACAAACTGGACAAGTACTACTTTTTCACCTCAAGCGTCAGGACGTATGATCAGCCTGACTTTGAGCCAGTGTTGGTCGGCGGGTGGAAAGGTGCTTTTCGGTTCCCCTTCGCGTTTATTGTTTCTGGGGCGCTGTCGCTTGCGgtggccttcttgatgaggaaAGTGAATCCTTTCATTATCTACAGTCATCGGTATTCTGT GATCGCTAtgatcttctccctcttctaCTTCACCTTCTGGTCCATTATGCGCGGCGCCAACTTTGCCAGACCCAGTGCGCTTCACCGGGGCTATGTCAACATTTGGTTGTTCATCCTCGGCTGGGCTACCCTCGTTGCGGTAACCGTGACGGAAGATCGCTTCAAGCTCGGTGCCGGCTACCCCATCGTCTTCCTACAGACCGCTGTCTGCCTGACCACCTTCCTCACTCTCTGCGAGCTCTTTGCCTTGCCCAAGAAGACCGCCTGGGGTCAGCAAGTTCGGGAGGATCATGAGGTTCACGATTATTACCAGCCCCAGTCGGGCAACAACAATACTCGTACTgaatcccctcccccattgcCGCAgatccctcaccaaccatcTCTAGTGCCGCCCGCCACGCGGGACTCGAATGCTTCCACTCTGCGCCAGGGAGACGGTAACGACACGGACGACGAAGACGCGGCAGTACCGACTGAGCGCACGCCGTTGGTGGGCGGTGGTAATGCCACGAGCGAGCACTTCCGCACGACCTTTGCTACGACGTATCGCCGTTCGATCACAGCGTTGGTCAATGGAGCTCGCAAGTACGGGCAGGATGGCGACGAGCCGTTTGAGCATGAGCAGGCTTGGTCTGGACGCTTGCCTTCTTGGCTGTGGTTTTTCCAGTTTTTGATTCTGGGGCCGTTTACGATTATCCTGGGGGCGCAGACGGGATTGATGCTCGTGGATGCTGTTCATCAGACTGGTGCTGATGGGAGCaacttgctgctgccgtaTTTGATTGTTTTCGCCTTTACGGTGTTGGTTCTGCTGCCCATTACGCCGGTCATTCATCGGATTAGCCATCATATTCCGgttttcttgttggtggtaTTTGTTGGCACGCTGATTTACAACTTGGTGGCTTTCCCGTTTTCAGAGGAAAGTCGGTACAAGGTGTACTTTGTTCAACAGATCGATCTCGACACGGCGGATAACCGGGTGTGCTATAACGGGGTGGATGAGTATGTTCACAAGATCATTGCTGAGCTGCCGTCGGCTTCGGGGAGGAATGTTAGCTGTGGGGAGTCGAAGCGGGCGGAGCTGGTCAGTTGTTGCTATGACGGGGTCGATGTTGCCCCTCGGCTGGGAAGTGAGACTCCTGAGGAGGACACGCCAATTGAGGAGATCTACAAGAGCCTTGCTACTGTCACTGCCACGCGCGGTGAGGGGAACAAGGCCCAGCTGGAGATCGAGGCCGACAATACCAAGGCATGCTTCTTGGAGTTTAAGCAGCCCATCTCGGGATTCAATGTTCAGGGAGGTTCGGAATGGGATGATAGATTTGGGCAGTTCCCTGAGGGTGGGATTAAGCAGTTGAAGCTGTGGCATCGGcagagaggggagaggtgggttgttgatgttgagtgGAAGGATGCTGAGAAGTTGGAGGGACAGGTGGTTTGTGCTTGGAGTGATGCTAATGAGGCGGGGACTATTCCTGCATTGGATGAGGGATTGAGATATTCACCTGTTTGGGCGGCGATTACAAAGTttgcggaggggttggtagAGGGACGGAAGGGGTTTTCGGTGTAG